Proteins from a genomic interval of Erwinia sp. SLM-02:
- a CDS encoding DUF1796 family putative cysteine peptidase → MSITELINKTQSKISYFHSVLLCKFKKNNDFTWLSLGENCLSDDILQRHHRKSYSSVFSSGRSNIDYILDMENDNYENLLNKEHLYTATIGNEHVVRSNYYDKSSVHYHELHMNGFEFTHHNPLDKPEHVDAFKRRLTRMTSQKGKSNFIFLYHHRHCDNQNLLLLKEKLKIFQKFYSTGGKKCFIIFFYQSLVNENLRGLKLIESTEGIYEFKIDTQHEWAGENQDVFWARVDDDLIGKMLNTSYNHIKSMI, encoded by the coding sequence ATGTCAATCACAGAGCTAATCAATAAAACTCAATCCAAAATTTCTTATTTCCACAGCGTGTTATTGTGTAAGTTTAAAAAAAACAATGATTTTACTTGGTTGTCATTAGGCGAAAATTGCCTGTCGGATGATATTTTACAGAGGCATCATAGAAAAAGTTACAGTTCTGTATTTTCATCCGGAAGATCGAATATTGATTACATACTCGACATGGAAAATGATAATTACGAAAACTTATTAAATAAAGAACATCTATATACAGCAACTATTGGTAATGAGCACGTAGTAAGATCAAATTATTACGATAAAAGCTCAGTTCATTACCATGAACTTCATATGAATGGTTTTGAGTTCACTCACCACAACCCCCTTGATAAACCTGAACATGTTGATGCGTTCAAGCGAAGACTAACACGTATGACAAGCCAAAAAGGAAAATCTAATTTCATTTTCCTTTACCACCATCGACATTGTGATAATCAAAACCTTCTTCTTCTTAAAGAAAAACTAAAAATATTCCAGAAGTTTTATTCAACAGGCGGGAAAAAGTGCTTCATAATTTTCTTCTATCAGTCTCTAGTTAATGAAAACCTTAGAGGATTAAAATTAATAGAATCCACAGAGGGAATTTATGAATTTAAAATTGACACTCAGCATGAATGGGCCGGAGAAAATCAGGATGTTTTTTGGGCACGAGTTGATGATGACCTCATCGGAAAAATGCTAAACACCTCCTATAACCATATAAAATCTATGATTTAA
- the rstB gene encoding two-component system sensor histidine kinase RstB, whose amino-acid sequence MRKLFIQFYLLLFVCFLVMAMLVGLVYKFTAERAGRQSMDDLMKSSLYLMRSELREIPPRDWNRTINNLDLNLSFKLHIEPMSKYQLDPPTLRRLRAGEIVALDDEYTFLQHIPRSHYVLAVGPIPYLFYLHEMRLLDIALLAFIGISLALPVFIWMRPHWQDMLKLENAAQRFGRGHLDERIHFDSTSSLLRLGVAFNQMADNINTLVASKKQLIDGIAHELRTPLVRLRYRLEMSDNLSEAESTALNRDIGQLEALIEELLTYARLDRPRVELNLQSLDLAQWLHERLQDIRLVNPDTDIALDTPQRENHGVADTRLMERVLDNLVNNALRYADKRLRVGLWFDGDIACLQVEDDGPGIPLEERERVFEPFVRLDPSRDRATGGCGLGLAIVHSVAQAFGGYVTIDSSPLGGASVRFCWPVNHPLRDA is encoded by the coding sequence ATGAGAAAGCTGTTTATTCAGTTTTATCTGCTGCTGTTTGTCTGCTTCCTGGTGATGGCGATGCTGGTCGGGCTGGTGTACAAATTCACCGCCGAACGCGCCGGCCGCCAGTCGATGGACGATTTAATGAAGAGCTCGCTGTATCTGATGCGCAGCGAACTGCGGGAGATCCCACCCAGGGACTGGAACCGGACGATTAATAATCTCGACCTCAATCTTTCGTTTAAGCTGCACATCGAGCCGATGAGCAAATACCAGCTCGACCCACCGACGCTGCGCCGCCTGCGGGCGGGTGAGATTGTGGCTCTCGACGACGAATACACCTTCCTGCAACATATTCCGCGCAGCCATTACGTGCTGGCGGTCGGCCCGATCCCGTATCTTTTCTATCTGCACGAAATGCGCCTGCTGGATATCGCCCTGCTGGCGTTTATCGGTATTTCGCTGGCGCTGCCGGTGTTTATCTGGATGCGCCCGCACTGGCAGGACATGCTCAAGCTGGAGAACGCCGCGCAGCGCTTCGGCCGGGGCCATCTGGACGAGCGTATTCATTTTGACAGCACCTCGAGCCTGCTGCGCCTGGGTGTCGCTTTCAACCAGATGGCCGATAATATCAACACGCTGGTCGCCAGCAAGAAGCAACTGATAGACGGCATTGCCCACGAGCTGCGCACCCCGCTGGTGCGGCTGCGCTATCGTCTGGAAATGAGCGACAACCTCAGCGAAGCTGAATCCACGGCGCTGAACCGGGATATTGGCCAGCTGGAAGCGCTGATCGAAGAGCTGCTGACCTATGCCCGCCTCGATCGCCCGCGCGTGGAGCTGAATCTGCAATCGCTCGATCTGGCGCAGTGGTTGCACGAACGGCTGCAGGATATCCGCCTGGTCAATCCCGATACCGATATTGCACTGGATACTCCGCAGCGCGAGAATCATGGGGTGGCGGATACCCGCCTGATGGAGCGGGTGCTGGACAACCTGGTGAATAACGCCCTGCGCTATGCCGACAAGCGGCTACGGGTAGGACTGTGGTTTGACGGCGACATTGCCTGCCTGCAGGTCGAAGACGATGGCCCCGGTATCCCGCTGGAAGAACGTGAGCGGGTATTCGAGCCGTTTGTTCGCCTCGATCCCAGCCGCGATCGCGCCACCGGCGGCTGCGGCCTCGGGCTGGCCATTGTCCACTCCGTTGCCCAGGCCTTTGGCGGCTACGTGACGATTGACAGCAGCCCGCTTGGCGGAGCCAGCGTGCGTTTCTGCTGGCCCGTGAACCACCCTTTGCGTGACGCCTGA
- the asr gene encoding acid resistance repetitive basic protein Asr: MKKLFALVVAAAMGLSSVAFAAETTAAPATTAPAATTTTAAPAPAKATAKHHKKHKKATEQKAQAAKKHHKAAKKPAAQKAQAAKKHHKAAKKPAAQKAQAAKKHHKAAKKPVAQKAQAAKKHHKAAKKPVAQKAQAAKKHHKAAKKPVAQKAQAAKKHHKAAKKPVAQKAQAAKKHHKAAKKPVAQKAQAAKKHHKAAKKAAAPKA; encoded by the coding sequence ATGAAAAAATTATTTGCTCTGGTTGTAGCCGCTGCAATGGGTCTGTCTTCAGTTGCTTTCGCTGCTGAGACAACAGCTGCCCCAGCTACCACCGCTCCAGCTGCCACCACCACAACTGCGGCTCCGGCTCCGGCTAAAGCCACCGCTAAGCATCACAAAAAACACAAGAAAGCGACCGAGCAGAAAGCTCAGGCTGCCAAGAAGCATCATAAAGCTGCCAAGAAGCCAGCCGCTCAGAAAGCTCAGGCCGCTAAAAAACACCACAAAGCCGCCAAGAAGCCAGCCGCTCAGAAAGCCCAGGCCGCTAAAAAACACCACAAAGCCGCCAAGAAGCCAGTAGCGCAGAAAGCCCAGGCTGCTAAAAAACATCACAAAGCTGCCAAGAAGCCAGTAGCGCAGAAAGCTCAGGCTGCTAAAAAACACCACAAAGCTGCCAAGAAGCCAGTAGCGCAGAAAGCTCAGGCTGCTAAAAAACACCACAAAGCTGCCAAGAAGCCAGTAGCGCAGAAAGCTCAGGCCGCTAAAAAACACCACAAAGCCGCTAAGAAGCCAGTAGCTCAGAAAGCTCAGGCTGCTAAGAAGCACCACAAAGCTGCCAAGAAAGCCGCTGCACCTAAAGCGTAA
- a CDS encoding carboxypeptidase M32 codes for MSSAYANLTRTFQRLSRFGHLAAITGWDMQTMMPAGGSRARGEALAELSVLRHEILTARQVGEWLDQAKQEDLDDVAQANLYEMHRAWQQASLLPASLVEAKSIAGSRCEHAWRQQRPANDWAGFAANLKEVVKLSREEAEIRAQANGCSRYDALLDIFEPGMTSAKLDSTFGDLKQWLPDLLQKIVEQQSKEAVIVPAGPFPQEKQKELGLAIMTLLGFDFNAGRLDVSAHPFCGGVPQDVRITTRYKSEEFISAMMGVIHETGHARYEQNLPQQWADQPVALARSTAIHESQSLFFEKQLGRSPEFLSLIQPLAVRLLGERGGMATDNFIALNQRVKPGLIRVDADEVSYPAHVILRYEIERALIAGDIEVDDIPTLWQEKMQHWLGINTAGNYRDGCMQDIHWTDGAFGYFPTYTLGAMYAAQLFQALKRAIPQVNELIAQGDLQPVFNWLQQNIWQHGSRFSTRQLIENATGEDLNPLWFRQHLESRYLK; via the coding sequence ATGTCATCTGCCTATGCAAATCTGACCCGCACCTTCCAGCGCCTTTCACGCTTTGGTCATCTTGCCGCGATTACCGGCTGGGATATGCAAACCATGATGCCCGCCGGAGGCAGCCGCGCACGCGGTGAGGCGCTGGCGGAGCTGAGCGTGCTGCGCCATGAGATCCTGACTGCCAGGCAGGTGGGCGAATGGCTGGACCAGGCAAAGCAGGAAGATCTGGACGATGTGGCGCAGGCGAATCTGTATGAAATGCACCGCGCCTGGCAGCAGGCATCGCTGCTGCCCGCTTCGCTGGTGGAAGCGAAATCTATCGCCGGTTCACGCTGCGAGCACGCATGGCGTCAGCAGCGGCCCGCCAACGACTGGGCGGGGTTCGCTGCCAATCTGAAAGAGGTGGTGAAACTCAGCCGCGAGGAGGCGGAGATCCGCGCACAGGCAAACGGCTGTTCACGCTATGACGCGCTGCTGGATATCTTTGAGCCGGGTATGACCAGCGCGAAGCTGGACAGCACCTTTGGCGACCTGAAACAGTGGCTGCCGGATCTGCTGCAGAAGATCGTTGAACAGCAGTCGAAGGAGGCCGTGATTGTTCCGGCCGGGCCATTCCCACAGGAGAAGCAGAAGGAGCTGGGCCTGGCGATTATGACGCTGCTGGGCTTTGACTTTAACGCCGGTCGCCTGGACGTCAGCGCGCATCCGTTCTGTGGCGGCGTGCCGCAGGATGTTCGCATCACCACCCGCTACAAAAGCGAAGAGTTTATCAGCGCGATGATGGGCGTGATCCACGAAACCGGGCACGCGCGCTATGAGCAGAACCTGCCGCAGCAGTGGGCCGATCAACCTGTTGCACTGGCCCGCTCCACCGCTATCCATGAGTCGCAGAGCCTGTTTTTTGAGAAGCAGCTGGGCCGCAGCCCGGAGTTCCTCAGTCTGATCCAGCCTCTGGCGGTGCGGCTGCTGGGTGAACGCGGCGGTATGGCCACCGATAACTTTATCGCCCTGAACCAGCGGGTGAAGCCGGGGCTGATCCGCGTGGATGCAGATGAGGTCAGCTATCCGGCCCACGTGATCCTGCGCTATGAGATTGAACGCGCGCTGATTGCCGGAGACATTGAAGTCGACGATATTCCGACCCTGTGGCAGGAGAAAATGCAGCACTGGCTGGGCATTAACACCGCCGGCAACTATCGCGATGGCTGCATGCAGGATATCCACTGGACCGACGGCGCATTTGGTTACTTCCCGACCTACACCCTGGGCGCGATGTACGCCGCGCAGCTGTTCCAGGCGCTCAAGCGCGCTATTCCGCAGGTCAACGAACTGATTGCTCAGGGCGATCTGCAGCCGGTATTCAACTGGCTACAGCAAAACATCTGGCAGCACGGGAGCCGTTTCTCTACCCGTCAGCTGATTGAAAACGCCACCGGCGAAGATCTCAACCCGCTGTGGTTCCGCCAGCACCTTGAGAGCCGCTATCTGAAGTAA